Proteins from a genomic interval of Dermacentor variabilis isolate Ectoservices chromosome 8, ASM5094787v1, whole genome shotgun sequence:
- the LOC142591184 gene encoding uncharacterized protein LOC142591184: MAPVLLVLALFVPVAFASTTTGGCLNVTLPGILNLGTCFGTSLNLCSTSANGIATALTKLLTCLFTPLASTSGSGAVTAFLNVITLFLRTIGLGSVLSTVQGALTPLCALGGTTVIPGCTTLLSANQTCSAPISITLPDTFNASRCLNQTLLLCQNGTPATDQLVLNVINTVTCLFTSLLTTNPGTNITGLACLVAGFLQAVPGLNLLAAFLRFSSGCS, translated from the exons ATGGCACCAGTCCTTCTTGTCCTGGCGCTCTTTGTCCCAGTGGCCTTCGCATCCACTACGACTG GAGGATGCCTCAATGTAACCCTACCAGGCATCCTGAACCTTGGAACG TGCTTTGGAACATCGCTAAACCTGTGTTCGACATCTGCG AATGGAATCGCGACGGCTCTGACGAAGCTGCTGACG TGCCTGTTCACACCGTTGGCTTCGACCAGTGGCTCTGGTGCCGTCACCGCGTTTTTGAACGTCATTACGCTGTTCCTGAGAACCATAGGCTTGG GTTCCGTCCTGAGTACCGTACAAGGAGCCCTGACCCCGCTCTGCGCGTTGGGCGGCACGACCGTGATTCCGGGATGCACTACGCTGCTGTCCGCAAACCAAACATGCTCGGCGCCCATCTCGATCACGCTTCCCGATACATTTAATGCCTCCAGG TGCTTAAATCAGACCCTTCTGCTCTGCCAGAATGGGACACCGGCTACA GATCAATTGGTGCTCAATGTCATCAACACTGTAACC TGCCTCTTCACCTCGTTACTAACAACCAATCCTGGCACAAACATTACCGGACTTGCCTGCCTCGTCGCCGGATTTCTACAAGCTGTTCCTGGCCTGAACTTACTTGCAGCTTTCCTGCGATTTTCATCCGGCT